The genomic DNA GAGAGTAATGTAATCCATGTCTCCGCGCTTTTGAACGACAACTTCATACTCACTACCCAAGCCAGGAAAAGATCTGACGACATCCTCAATTGACGAAGGGGCTAAAAGCACGCCTTTGACTTTGGTAATATCATCCGCCCTACCAATAACTCCACCTGGAAGTAGACGGTAGGTTCGGCCACATTCACAAACTTGGTCGCTGAGTTCCACTACATCCTTGGAATCAAAGCGCACACATGGTTGAGCCAACCTGTCCAGAGCTGTTATTACAAGCTTCCCGGAACTTCCGGGATGAGTTAAAATCTCTCCTGATTCCAAATCCTCGACCTGGACAAGGAACATGGCCTCATTAATATGCAGCGCCCCTGGCTGACAGGCGCACTCAAAACCCCATGCGCCTATCTCTGTCGCGCCGGCGTGATCGAAGACCTTTGCCCCCCAGGCCTCTTCTATCTTCTTCTTTGTACCGGGAACAAGAGCCCCCGGTTCACCTGCGCAGGTAATCTTTCGGATTCCAAGTTCTTTCGCAGGATCAATCCCCATCTTTGTCCGAGCCACATCCGCCATGCCAAGCACGTATGTTGGTGTTGCCATCATGGCCGTCGCCCTGATTTCAGCCATCTTCAGAATCCTCGATTGAGTATCCAGGACTCCTCCGGGAACTGTTTCACATCCGATTTTTTCACTAGCGTAATGGGCTGCCCAAAACGCTACAAAGATGTTGTATCCAAACGGAAGAAAAACCCTGTCATGCGGCCGGTAACCCTGAGCCCAGAGCAGCGTCGCCCAACACTCCGACCACCAATCCCAGTCTCGCCAGGAGTCAGCCTGGTAAACCGGTTGACCTGTCGTACCGCTTGTTTGCCTGAATGCGGTAACTTCGTCCAGCGGAACGCACAATGCGTCGCCATACGGGAATGGGTCCTTACGCTGGACGTCACGCATCATGGATTTCTCAACCTTTGGAACCAGTTTCACGTCGTCAAGAGTTCTTATGTCCTGCGGATTGAGTCCTATTTCATTGTATAGAGATCGATGGAATTTTGAGTTTTCATACGCCCAGTTGAGGATTCTCCGGAATTTCTTCAACTGAAGCTTTTCGAGATTTTCTCGAGGTAATGTTTCAAGATATGGATTCCAGTATGGCGCTGATTTGTTCATTGAAATTTTCTCATATTCAACAACGTGCTTAAATTCCGGACCAGTTTCAAGTGGACGTCATTTCATGAATGTCCTGGGCGCCCACAGAGAGATCTCCGGGAAAAACAGTAGAATAAAAAGGCATATGACCATACCTATCAAATAAGGGTAAATACCTTTATAAACAGTTCCTACAGGCACCTTGGTGACCCCGGAAACCACAAACGCGTTTATGGCTACAGGAGGCAAAATAATACCTATCATGGTGATTACACAAACAATAACGCCGAACCAGATGGGGTCGTACCCCATTTTGAGCACAACAGGCAGAAAAATTGGCGTCGCCAGGATCAGGAAGGCTAGGTCCTCTATGAAGGATCCTCCTATTAGATATACCGCAATAATTATCAGCATGATGATGTTTCGATCAAGTTGGAGACCTTCCAACCACGAGGCTACCATAAATGGGGTCCTTGTCACGGCGAAAAAATGCCCCAGGATTGTGGCGCCCGCTATTAGCATCAATACCATGCAGGCGATTCGCAGAGTCTCTTTCAAGCTTTTGATGAACTTTTTAAAATCCATATCTTTCTTGGCGAGAGTCAGTATCAGCACCGCCAGTGTTCCCACACTTCCAGCCTCAGTGGGGGTGAAAAAACCCTCCATAAGCCCACCCACAACGATGAAGAAAATGGCGCCAACGACAAGTACGGCGGGCAGAGAAGCTATTCTTTCGGCCCATGTCGATTTCTCTCCTTTGGGACCCAGTTTGGGGTTGATCATGCTCCATCCTACGAGCGTCAGAATAAAAGAAAAAGCTAACATGAGCCCTGGAATTATTCCCGCAAGGAACAGCTTGCCTATGGATGTCTCAGTCAGGATGCCATACACTATGAGCACAACACTTGGAGGGATCAGTATACCTAACGTGCCTACCGTGGCCACGGTGCCGCACGACAATCTCTTGTCATATCCATACCGATCCATTTCCGGGACCGCTATTGTGGCGAATGTCGCTGCGGTGGCTGGAGAGGACCCGCAAATGGCTTTGAAAGCCGTAGCCGCCACGACTGTGCCTATGGCAAGACCGCCGGGAATGTGCCCTATAAACTTGTAGGCCGAATCATAGAGGCTTCTGGCGACTCCTCCACTGGCGCCGACTTGTCCCATCAAAACAAACATCGGAATTACGGTAAAACCATAAGATGAAAAGACACTGAAAATATCCTTGGCTACAAGGCTAAAAGCGGCGTCAACGTTAATTATTGAAGCAAATCCTATAAAACCGGCAATTGCCATGGCAAATCCAATTTCCAGCCCTATGAAGAAAAGCCCGAAAAGCAGCAATATCACCAACACACCTATCATCGCGACACTCATATTTCAGGCTCCTTTGTTTGTAAGATCTCTACAAAAAGAGTCAAACACTCCACCAGGCTACAGATTGCAAGTCCCCAAGCCACTGGATACAAAGGCAGATGCAGAGTAGGAGTCACTTCGCCGTTTACGCGAAAATCGTGGCCCATTGACCAAAGATTAACCGCAATAATAATGAATAGCGCAATCCCTATAAGTCGTGTAGTCACGGTCAGTAGCCGACGCCATCCTCCTGACAGCATCCCTGGCAATATGTCCATTATAACGTGGCCGTTTGCTCTTGATGTCTCAGGTATCGCAAATCCGACAACTATCGCCCCCATTAACCCTACCAACTCATAGGTTCCAACTATTGGTTTTCGAAATGCGCGCAAGAGAACATCCGCTACCGTAAGCAACATTGTGGCCGTCAACGCAACTCCCGCGATTGCAAACATGATTTGGGATAAACCCCGAGACAAGAAAAAAATTGTCTTCACAGAGTCCCTCCAAAGGACGACGACCCAAATCCTCTTAAGAAGAATTTGGGTCGTTTCGTCTATTTATATTTCATGGATTTTTGCTGAGCCAATCGAGAGAAAACTTGAGAGCTTCGTCGCCGGGTAATCCCTTGGCTTTCATCTCCTCGACATATCCGTTCATAACTGGGCGAACCGCCTTAGCCCATCGGGCGTCTTCTTCCTTTGACAGGGGAATGACCTTATTTCCCTTGGATAGGGTGTATTCCTTTCCAATTTTGTCGAATTCATCCCAGGCCTTCCCGGTCTTATCAATCCATTCCTGGCTTACTTTCTCAATTATTTCCTGAGTTTCCTTTGGCAATGACTCCCATTTCTTCTTGTTCATGACTACAAAGAATCCGAGGGTGTAAGCGGAGCCAAAGTTCTCGGTGGTTGATTTGATGACTTCCGCGAATTTCCATCCCTTTAGAGTTTCTATCGGGGACACGACACCATCAACCACACCTTTTTGAAGAGCGTCATAAGTTTCATTTTGAGGCATCGCGACGGGAGTAGCCCCTAAGGCGGCGACTACTTTTGCGCTGGTTCCCGAGCATCGAATCTTCATCCCTTTTAATTCTTCCATCACCTTAACAGGGGTTTCCGTATGAA from Desulfomonilaceae bacterium includes the following:
- a CDS encoding phenylacetate--CoA ligase family protein; its protein translation is MNKSAPYWNPYLETLPRENLEKLQLKKFRRILNWAYENSKFHRSLYNEIGLNPQDIRTLDDVKLVPKVEKSMMRDVQRKDPFPYGDALCVPLDEVTAFRQTSGTTGQPVYQADSWRDWDWWSECWATLLWAQGYRPHDRVFLPFGYNIFVAFWAAHYASEKIGCETVPGGVLDTQSRILKMAEIRATAMMATPTYVLGMADVARTKMGIDPAKELGIRKITCAGEPGALVPGTKKKIEEAWGAKVFDHAGATEIGAWGFECACQPGALHINEAMFLVQVEDLESGEILTHPGSSGKLVITALDRLAQPCVRFDSKDVVELSDQVCECGRTYRLLPGGVIGRADDITKVKGVLLAPSSIEDVVRSFPGLGSEYEVVVQKRGDMDYITLKVEVEEPSMSDSKALLNGLKTELRVKTNLGYNIELFEPGALPRYEVKAKRFKDLRKEQT
- a CDS encoding TRAP transporter substrate-binding protein, with translation MMNRFKLIALCGLLALFAGFALFGATPTYAKTVELNYSIFFPATHGHTLLATEWAKEVEKRTNGAVKINIFPGATLTPADQTYDGVVKGISDIGMSVLSYTKGRFPLSEVIDLPLGYTSGLQATRLANAYYKKFNPKELSDVKVLYLHAHGPGIFHTETPVKVMEELKGMKIRCSGTSAKVVAALGATPVAMPQNETYDALQKGVVDGVVSPIETLKGWKFAEVIKSTTENFGSAYTLGFFVVMNKKKWESLPKETQEIIEKVSQEWIDKTGKAWDEFDKIGKEYTLSKGNKVIPLSKEEDARWAKAVRPVMNGYVEEMKAKGLPGDEALKFSLDWLSKNP
- a CDS encoding TRAP transporter small permease — protein: MKTIFFLSRGLSQIMFAIAGVALTATMLLTVADVLLRAFRKPIVGTYELVGLMGAIVVGFAIPETSRANGHVIMDILPGMLSGGWRRLLTVTTRLIGIALFIIIAVNLWSMGHDFRVNGEVTPTLHLPLYPVAWGLAICSLVECLTLFVEILQTKEPEI
- a CDS encoding TRAP transporter large permease; translated protein: MSVAMIGVLVILLLFGLFFIGLEIGFAMAIAGFIGFASIINVDAAFSLVAKDIFSVFSSYGFTVIPMFVLMGQVGASGGVARSLYDSAYKFIGHIPGGLAIGTVVAATAFKAICGSSPATAATFATIAVPEMDRYGYDKRLSCGTVATVGTLGILIPPSVVLIVYGILTETSIGKLFLAGIIPGLMLAFSFILTLVGWSMINPKLGPKGEKSTWAERIASLPAVLVVGAIFFIVVGGLMEGFFTPTEAGSVGTLAVLILTLAKKDMDFKKFIKSLKETLRIACMVLMLIAGATILGHFFAVTRTPFMVASWLEGLQLDRNIIMLIIIAVYLIGGSFIEDLAFLILATPIFLPVVLKMGYDPIWFGVIVCVITMIGIILPPVAINAFVVSGVTKVPVGTVYKGIYPYLIGMVICLFILLFFPEISLWAPRTFMK